The genomic stretch GTGTGTGGGCTTTGGGGAATAATGAAGTCAGAATCAGATATAAATCATGTTAGTATTGGTGGCCATCTGGATGGAGCACTTCCTATGAATGTAATAAAGGAGATTGCACCACCCTCTAAGGTGAGTTGTCCAGATGCAGACCTGCCAGGATGATTGTTGCTGATGGCACAGCAGAAAGAGCTGTGGCTGCTACAAAGCCACCACCTGCCACGCAGGTCCTCACGATGCTCCCAGGTATCAGTCAGACTTTGGAAAGGGCCTGGAAACCAGGGCTCCGCTGTACAAATACCAACCCACCTCGTCAGATGAGGTTGGAACCTCAGGGCGCTGGCCACGCCCACTCCGGAACCCCGCCCCTCGCTtaacccccaccccctcaacAGGTTTGCAGGAGTTCCAGACACAGCCAGGACTAGTGTGAGCCGAGTAAGATACCATCGTTGCGTGTGAAATTTAGGGGAGGACCCCCAAAcccagtaatcaagataaataatatctaatgcaatattttttgaaatcgcaatggatgcagaaaaattCCATGATGACTAGAACATCAAAACTGCAAATCAGGTCAGGATCCCACCCTACACTGGGTTCACTCGCCTCCCCCTCTCCCGACCCCCCGCCGCCCAGGTGGTGGTTCCAGGGATGAGGTGGGCGCCAAGGAAGATGCAGAACCAGAGTCCAGCCTCtgcatcctcccacctccccacactGCAGGAGACTTTCCCTGGCCTCCCGCCAACCCCTCCGGGGcaccagccctttctggggtTTAGCCTCCTTCTACTGCTAGTCTCTGATGCCCCCTATTGGATCGCCCTCTTGGGGCTGCACCCCAGGCGGCTGGATTGGGAGCCTTAGAGGTTAAAGCACTGAATTGTTTGGAAGCACCCCCTCCCGTCAGTTCCAGGCAGGTCCCACCTCCTGTGCAAAAAAAGGCTGGTCCTCCCAGGTCTCTGACTGGTACTGGTTAAGTCCCAGAACACAGTCTTTACACCAAATTGCTGTGTGTCTTGGGAAAAATTCTCcctctttgtgcttcagtttcttcatcagctAGAAGGTCCCCACAAGCGTGGTGAGTCTGTGACATCTACAGAAGCAATAGAATTCCCTTTCCATTTGCTGGaagagagctggggggggggggtgctgcacTCCCAGGATCACCAGAGGAGTGGGGGTCTTCAGGGCTCCTGGGGACCCCTCAGAGGGGGGCTCAGAAGCTGCAGAGCCAGACCCTAACTCTGAGGATTCTgagagattccagaacctttgtCACATCCCCCAGACCGATACtttgtgacacacacacacacacacacacggcacaaCAGTGAGATGAAAAGGCCCAGCCAGCTTGAGTTTGGGGTGGAGAAGAGCCAGGAGCTGAGGAGATATGGATGCAGGCAGTCTCTGAGGTCTGTGGAATAGAGCGTGGGCAGGAGACTGATCAGCAGGAAGCAGGGGGCACCCTCTGACATCGGAAGCAGGGCTGAAGTGACTGGACAGGGGAACACCCCTTCCAGTCCATGAGagaagggctggggcagggcacaGAGGAGCCAGAGACCCTCAGCAGGGGGCCCACCAGGACAGCTGCACCCAGACTCCTCTGGTCCAGCCTGAATCCAGCCCTTGGTACAACTCGatccagggaggaggtgaggagcaGGCCTGAGTGGACCAGAGCTGCAGCTGCACCAGCTGGGAAGACCCAGCCCCCCCCAAGGGTCCCCAGGAAATAGCCCAGACCCAGATTTCTGACCGCAGCCACCTCAAGAGGATGTGGTCTGAGACAGTGGCTGCCCAGAGGCTGTGGCAGGTGCCGGGGTGGGAAAGGAGGCACAGCTGGGATGCTGCCTTTAGGGAGAGCCCCTTCTTCTTCCCAAGACCTGGGGCTGTCCCCCGCAGAACCACAGATTCTGGGTCTTAGGTAGCAGGTGAGTGTCACACCCACACAGGGATGCTGAGAGGGAACAGCTTCAGCCTGGACCCCTGAGGCCCGTCCTGCCCCAGCCCGCATGGTGCCAAGAACCCAAGGTCAGAGGCAGGCATGGGCTTCATCCCATGGAAAGGACAATCTTCACCAAATGTAGCAGGAAAGTTAAGGAGTGCCTGACTCAAAATTTGGCCAGACAACTGTTAAAGGGACCTCCCAGGAAAGTCACTTTGGCAGGCCCTGGGAGGCGTCTTTTAGAGCTGCTGACACAGAAACGAGAAGCCCTGTGTCGCTACAAACCCAGACTTGAGCAGGTGTGTGAAAGACCTTGCAGCAGAAAAGGCAACTGAAAGGCAAGAGGCCAGGCGCTGGGTAACAGGAGGGATCCTGCCACCTGCCCTACACTGAGCATTGTGACTTCACCCGGCCCAGAGAGTGGGGTCATCATCAACAAAGCATGTTCTGGAGCCGTGCCAGGGCCAGGCCTCTGCATAGAATCTGCTTGAACATCAATTTCCTCATTCTCAAATGCTCAAGACAATCTCAGCCCAGCGGGCAGCCAGCCCCATTGCCCGCCTCAGTCTCACGTATTATATTCATGGGCTTTTCAATGGACCCCACTCAAAGCATCTGTGCGGCCCATCCCTCCTACACCCCTGCCCAACAGAACCCAAACCTCGGCTCCCTTGCAAGCAAGGCATGAGCCTTCCAGGTGGACAGAGGGCTGCAATGCAGGGGATGAGATCACTCTTGATTCTcgctcaccctgcagcccactcCCAGAACGACCTTGGCCCCTGCATTCATTTTCTCTGGACTTTAGTTTTTTTCACCTGTAAAGCAGGCACACTTGCCCCCCAGGACATGCCAACTGTTGTTCTAAAGCCCAAAGTCCGAGGGGCAATCAGTCAACACCTGCCACAGACAGGGCTTAGCACTCACATGATCTCATTCATCTTCATGACCGCCCTGCTGCAGAGGAActgtgtccattttacagatgaggaaactgaggcccagaagtgACCTAGGTCTGGAAGGTTTCAAGAATCACTCCCTGCAGGACCCTTGCCTGGCTGAGAAGCTGAGATGACCACAGGGGAAACAGCCAGTCTTGACCAAACCCACCAAGGAAGTGCAGTGTACAGCGACCCGACCTGAGGGACTGGTCAGAAGAGAAGCCCTAGTCCCAGCCCCACCACAAGGAATCAGGCCTTGGTGATTCCTGATTCAGTGGGCACTCAGCTGCTCCTTGTGGCCCCTTCAAGCCCCAAGGAGATGCTCCACAGATCTGGGACACCACTggggaataagaaaataaagcaggtcAAGTATGCcccacccaggaccccaggggcAGGGACTGTGGGCGGACTTCAGTGAGAGGAGGTGGAGCTCAGGATCTTAACACAGCAGGGCAGTTGGCAGATGTCACTCTGAGGGAGATCCCCAGGGGTAACAGCCATGGGCCCTGGAGAGGGCTGGGCACTGGGTGCAGGGACCAGAGAAGTCCCAGGCAGAAGACAGGGCCATGTGGGCCAGGCTCACTGGGACAGCTGATGCCAGCAAGAGGGActgggagccccccccccaggaagTTCAAGCCAAGCTTCCACCCTGAGGGCAGATGAGTCCCCAGACAGGCTAAGTACACTGTGAGGCTCCTGGGGGGGTAGAGCCTCGCCCCAGGCTGTGCTGGCCCCTACTGCTGCTAAGCCTGGCCACAGGAACCCATGGCCCGCTGTCCCCAGTGCAGCACCACCGAGCAGAGCCCTAGCAGGAAGGAGCCTGTCCAGCTTTCGAAGCCTATGAGACAGGTAAGGAGCCAAAAGAGCCATGGTGGGAGTATGTGGAGCTCCCTGAGGTGGGAGCCAGGAGTGGGCATCCGAGGAGGAGAGCAGCagtgaggggaagaaggaggtgaaggaagaagcagccagagagaagggGCCTGGGCAGACACTGGCTGTATTTAAAGTGTTGATATTTGTCCTGCGTGgattttttttgctttgatttttagcTTCTAATATTGTATGAAAATATGATTTATCTTGATGACTGAATTTTTGGCACCCCTTAAATTTTGCACTAGTGCCACCCTTGCCTCACCCTTGTCCTCTGGTGGGGCAGAAACAGGGACGCAGGAACAGGATGTGCCCACAGGGGCAGTTTCAGGGGCAGACGTCTCTCTCTGTAGCCCCACAAGTCAGATCCTGCTGTTCCCATCTTGCAGAAGAAGATAGAGGTCCAGAGAGGTAAGTTGACCTACCCAAGGTCCCACAGGACACAGGCACGGTCTCAGGACTGTAAGAAGTCTGAGGCCTGAACGCTGTGATCCCATCAGTGTGTCCTGTGTTGAAACAAAATGGTGCAACAGAAGAGGTGGTCTGCAAGGCAGTTAGAGAGGGGAGCAAGGGCTTGGCTGAGtctcccccaaagatgtccactctgCAACTTATTCATAAATACTTacaggggccaggcctggggaccCAAAGAGGATGGGCCTGAACCAAGGGGGTCATGTTCAGGCGCCGGGACAGATCAAACTGATCTGACAAATGCGGGGACACTGACGCATGAGGCGGGCACTCCAGGCACTGGGAGCCGCCTGGGCTGAGAGGAGAAAAGTGCGCAGGCGCGCAGGCGCGGCAGGGAGCTCCCTGACCGGAGTCTGGGGAAAGCATGCGCGCCACACTGTGCTGTGCGTTGTGTTTTAGGCGCTGCgtccttgatcttggggtccagaGGAGTTGTTGAGGGATTTAAGTAGCAGACTGTCAGGGTCGGATTCGTGTTTGGAAAACCGTTTTCAGGTAGGAGACTGGTGTGAGGCCAGATTAGAGCACCAAGGACTGGTAACAGCCAAAGCTTGCGccttggggatggggaggaagggcaaagTACCAAGATCTATAAAACTAGCAAGTACCAGAGTTTGACCAGGGAGGAATAGGCACTCTCATGGCCTATCTATAGAAGTCTAAAATGTGTAACCATTTTAATAATATGCagcaagtcatttttaaaaagtatatttatttaaattgtgtAATACCACTAATAGGAATTCAAGGGGGGAGGATAATCAAAGATGTAACCAAAGGATTACAAACAAGAATGGCTAGCTCAACATTATTAATGGTGGGAGAAAACTGGAGATAATCTAAATATCCCGCAGAAAGGGTGTGACCAAATACAGTATGGGACACCCATCATAAGGAATCTTACACAAGCCTCCAAAACTGGGTCTGAAATTGGGTTTTTAAAGTATGTGTGCATTTTCAAAAGCCTGtccaaaaagatagaaaaatatcaaTGGTGTGTCTCTGGCTGATGGGATTTCACCTCATGTAAACTTTTGCCTTCTAATTTtctatacatttgaaaatgttcacaggaagatatatttggtttttatcctctaaaataatttttaatataagagTAACATGTacttattgtaaaatattttttaaaaggttaagcAAAAACatctattgaagaaaaaaaatccaatgtttCTGCTTACCATCCCCACACATCTTACCCTAAAACGCATTCTCTGGAGATGACTACTATCAGGTTGGTCTATATGCTTCCAATCCTTCTCCCATGTGTGTATGtccctgaaaacacacacacacacacacacacacacacacacacacacacacctagttGGTTTGGGGGgttttacttttcaaataataCAATCATACTCTGCATATTATCCTATAACCAGCTTCTTAAACAGTCTGTTCCTGACACTTTCTATATCAATCTGTATGGATCTCCCATGTTCTTATAATGGCTTTGTAAGAATTCAAAATTTGGATGAACCAGACTGTATGTAATCATTCCcttattaatggacatttaggttgtttccatttaaaaagattaattacaAGTGACGCTGCCATGGAAAACccacatatgtgtgcatgtgttatatatatgtgCACTTAAAGTGCATTAACCCAAAGTATGTACTTTGGATTAATGGCTAAAACTGGACTTGCTGGACCAGAGAGAATGTGCTTTTGGAATGTTCTTATATGGGACCCAAATATCCTTCTGGAAGTCTGTCCCAGCTGATAGTCACTGCAGTGAATGATGGTGCCCTTTCCTCTATGCAATTCTTGCAATACATCCTTCCGATCCTATGATACTgctgatcttttttttatttgttcataccTGATGAGTATTTGAGGATATGTTTgctgttttatcatttatttgatcGCTAAtgagcatttttttcccttcatattttttgactgattttatttctcctgtgAATTTACCAGTCgtaattttgcctatttttccattcggtttcttatattttcttaaggATCTATGGAAACTCTTCATATATTTGGATATTGATCCACAGTTAAGTGAATATGTTCTAAATATTATTTAGTGgtattccttttcctttaatGACTATGGAATAAGATTTGACATTGTCATTGGTGGATGTGTCTTCAGGTCACTTGAGTCAGTAAAATAGCCCAAATCACTCTACTTTAACTTAAAAGGGAGTGGATATGGGGGCTGAGCTCTGGTCCTGGGACTCTCCCATGTGGATATGAAGCCACAGCCTCCCAGAGCCCTTTAGTCTGCTTCCTGTTCCTGCGAAGGACTTCTGGCATCATGGTCTAACTTGGACTTGGCAAAACCAACACCCAGGACAGTTGGCTACTATGCATCAAAGGACCCAGGCCAAGTGAACCTTtctcagggtgtctgggtggctcagtcggttaaccatctgcttcagctcaagtcgtgacccgagccccatatcagactccctgctcagcagggagcctgcttctctctctgcccttcaccccactctcactctctctctcagataaataaataaaatcttttttaaaaaagtggaccTTCATAGGTAGCATTAACTGCCTGGATGTTCAATGACTTCATCCATCTGACGGGAAGGGGGCATCATGGCAgtatttcttctgtcttccttctcctgTGAGGGCAGGGCAGCACGTGCCCACGAGGGGAGTGCCTTCATCTGCTCTTTATTCTCCCCATGGCACCTTTCATATctagggaaaagaagaaatgtaaacGCTTTCCTATTGTTGCCCACTTTATACAATGATGGTCTGCTCCCTCCATCTTCCCCTGCTGAGTCATCACTGTGTGGTGACCTGGTAAACTCTGGGATCCAATGGATCAGGGAGGGGGATCACACCAGGGTTGTCCTCTATGCATGATGGCAATGTGGCTGCACATAGGGACATCAGTCCAGTGGGAGCCTCTTCAGGTGGCTCCTGGGGACACGCATATGACCCCAGCAGGTCTCTAAGCTCCTCCTTGTTGATTGACAACATACTCTAGCTCATCTTGTGCCTACCCACCCCGGGCCCAAAATCAGTCACTGATGTCAGTTCCAGTTAGTGGAGGTGGGATTGAAGACTCTTTGAAAGAAGCAGAGCAACAGCCACACACCAGACCCTCCCCAGCATGAGACCAGATAGGAGATTGTCTGGGGCTGCTCCCAAGGTCACCCAGACACAGGTTGGCACGTCCTACAGGACCAGCCCAGGCTTTACTTAGGACAGTCCCTAAATAGGACATTCCCAGGAAGATAAAGCTGAGCCCTCGCCCTCTGGAGTGATGGTTGGGAACATAGGAAGTCTCCAATGGCCCATAAACCCAGACCAACTTGCTTTTCTTGAAAAGGAAGGTTTGGAAGGGAGGGGACACCCTCCGCCCACACCTCAtggaatcaccaaggaattgggattgtttgaaaatgaagagaagggaTGTGCTCTTCATATCCATGGAACCTAACTGACAATGACACACAGGCCCTCCACCAACTCATTCCAAATCCCGGAAGATAGAGCAGATCAGACACCAACTTCCTTTGGAAGAATTGCTTCCAAGGATCCTGTTGCAGAACACATGGGGTCATTGGTGTGTCGTCTGCTAGAGGTGGGGGACGtgtgcccccccaacccccgccacTGAGCACACACCAGCTCGGAGCATGCCCCCACTTCCTCCATCACAGCTGCAGGTGGGGGGCtagtgggtgggtggggcagggtcTCCGAGGGACAGGTTTTTGTACAAGCCTGTATCACAGTGTTGGGTGTTCGGCGGAGGGACCCAGCTGACCGTCCTTGGTGAGTCtcatcttctccctccttccctgctctcccagaGGTTTGGGCAATTTTCTGCTGTGCTTTTTTCTCTTGGTGTCTTGTCTCAGCCTTGGTCATGCTTTCACCCAGGATCCCAACCTCTGGGACCctgacctcctcccctccctgtgcaAACTTTCCTGCTTACTTCTTTGGTCACCACCAGCCCCTCACCTCCGACCTGAGAGGCAGGCAATGGTTGGGATGACCTAAAAACTCCTCTATCTGTCTGCCAGAGTCATGTTGGGTCCTAGATGTGCTCTGTTCTGTCCTCTCCTGTCTGGCCTTCTATCGTTCCACACTTATCTCTGGGAGGCACTAGGGTCCCCTGtcagaaagggaagagggatCAGGGAACATTGGGGGGATGACCATTTGGAGCCCTTAGAGGGACCCAGCACCATCAGGTCCAAGGCTGGGGACACGCAGGTCAGAGGTTCTGAGAAGGTGCCCAGAGCTCTGGGACACAGGATCCAAGGATGGttgtggggtggggtggcccCCTCAGGCGTCTCCAGGCTGCCACACAGCCCTGAATGGGCTTGGGAGCCAGGCAACCCTGTAAGAGGCAgtacagagcagggaggagaaggtgcTCCAGTCAGAAACCCCGGTAAAGGGTCATGGAATGACAGGGTGTGAGGAAAAGGTGGACTCCTGGCTCTTGTGGGAAATTACCAATTACAAAATGAAAGCCAGATCCCTTCGCACAATATGGCTACTGAATTGACTGGCCAGGGGAAACACCAAGGGACAAGGCAGAGGGGACACTTAAGAACCTTCAGACAGACTGTGATCCTATAGGGTCCTCGGCCCATTACAGACTTCAAGAGAGACACATGTGGGTAAATGAAGTCTCTACAGAGGAAAGACCCAGAGGCTCCCAGAGCAGAAATGCCAGATCACAAAGAACCCCCAGGACTTTCAGAGTTCTTGTCATCCACTCTGGGGACAGACAGGATGTCAGAGGAAGAAGGCAAGAGAGTGAGGGTCAGATATCTGTGTGACAGGCCAGGGCCCAGGGGGGTCTCAGGACAGGAGATGGCAGGTGTGCAGTGTGACAGCTACCCAGGAGGGATGGGAAGTAGTCATAGGAAGATGCCAATCCACCCTCTTAGAAATAAATAGTCAGACAGAAGCTGAAAGAGGGGCATGAACTGGGCCTAGAGACCCACACCCACCTGATACACTAACAACAGGGTCTCCCACAAATGGAAATTGAATCAATGACCTGCGGCCCCTCCATCCCCACAGGTCAGCCCAAGTCCGCACCCTCGGTCACGCTCTTCCCGCCCTCCTCTGAGGAGCTGGGCGCCAACAAGGCCACCCTGGTGTGCCTCGTCAGTGACTTCTACCCCGGCGCCGTGACGGTGGCCTGGAAGGCAGACGGCAGCTCCATCACCCAGGGCGTGGAGACCACCAAGCCCTCCAAACAGAGCAACAACAAGTACGCGGCCAGCAGCTACCTGAGCCTGTCGCCTGACAAGTGGAAATCTCACAGCAGCTTCAGCTGCCTGGTCACGCACGAGGGGAGCACCGTGGAGAAGAAGGTGGTCCCCGCAGAGTGCTCCTAGGTCCCCAAGACTTCCAGGGTTGGGGGCCTTCCTCTCCCAGACACCCCTTTCCCAGCTCACCATGTACCCCTGAGCCCCCACCCTGGATCTGCTCAGAGCAGGCAGGTCCCAATACCCTCCCTGTTTCTACTTGTGCCCAATAAAGACCTTACCATTTATCATCCGACATTTCTGATGTACATTCTCTGTTTGTCATGTCTCTGAGGTAAAGTCTCAGTAATTAGGAAGGGACACTTGTGAAGTGAGATCTGATTTACCCTTTCTCCCCATATGCCAGTTGGGCTGTGATCATGAGGAACAAATTGTTGCTGTGGGCCTACTCGTGGGTTGCGGTCCTTGTCCCCATGGGAAAGGGAAGAGCTAAATGAGAAGGACTGGGGTCCCAAGGGGATCAGGCAGAAATAAGGAGTGTTTTGGGGACAATGAGTCTCTGTTCAGATTCGTGTGTTGTCAGTGGGCTCAGGGTGACCCTGGCAGTGTCTGGGATCTCATTCATGAATGTCTGGACACCTGACACATTATTTTATCATTGGATTATGGATGGAGCAGGTGATGTCAGCCTGCATAAAGGAGTGGCATGGGAGAACTGGTCAATGAGAAAGCCACCATTCCGGCCTCAGGAAAGGCATCCAGTGATTGTCCCAAAGACAGAGTCAATTCTAATTCAGAAGTAGAGTTAAATCAGGTCAGACCAGCCTGAGGCCCATGGCAAGGTCAGGCTTCCCCCTGGACTCAGGGACTTCAGACACCAGGCCCATAGGACTCCTCCACCCACCATCACTATGGCCTCATCAAGAGTGCACCTGTTGTTTCAAGTCACGGACACACTCACTCCAGGGCCTGAGGCACACATGTCAACCTCTCAGAGGCACAGGCCCTGCTCACTCTGCCAGTCCTCCAGTCCCTAGTTTTGACAGATACCCTGTCTGAGCCTCCAGCTCCTCAGCGACATGGAGCTGCCTTCCCCAGACCTGCTGGGGGGCCAGGACTGCCCTGGGACAGAACTTTCAAGGGCAACGTGCTCTTGGGCCACAATGCATCAAAGGATAAGGACCCCCTTGGAGCTTCTTCCGAGCCATCGGTCCCCAAATCTACTTAGGATATGGTAGAAACATAAGGATCAGCATCTGCCTGAGTCCATTTCTCAGACAGAAAAACTAAGATCCCAAGGGACAAGGGGACCACTCAGGTCTCCCTCATCTTAAGGGTCCTGCTGGGAAGAATGACACATTCCACCCTACCCAGAGCTAATGTCACCCCTAGACAAACTCTTCTATTCattgttttaagttttcattatgaaaaactGAGTACACAAAGAGACAAGACAAAGGAGAACACCCACGTTCCTATCAACCAGGTCCCAGAGTCTTAGTGACCCACTCACAGAAGAATAACTCCTCCCTTATGCAGcattttgaaacaaatttaaGATCATATCATTTATTCTATATATAATTCATTTGTGGACTGGAAAGACAGGACCTGAAATATAACTACTACAATATCATTATCAATTCTAAGCAGAAACcattaataaattctttttttaattttttacttaaattcaatttggttaacatatagtgtattattattaAGGGTAgattttagtgattcatcagttgcatattagcacccaatgctcattacaacaagtgccctccttaatgcccatcacccagttaccccatccccccacccaactcccctccaacaaccctcagtttgtttactaTAGTTTGGAGTCtattatggtttgcttccctctctgttttcatcttactttatttttccctcccttcccctatgttcatctgttttgtttcttaaattccacatatgaatgaaatcatatgttatttgtctttctctgactgacattaCTTTCAGTGTAATACGCTCTAGTTCCTTCCCACATCAtgacaaatggcaagatttcattctttttgatggctgagtaatattccattgtctatgtataccacatcttctttatccattcatccacccacggacatctgggctctttccatattttggctattgttgctatcaacattgaggtgcatgtgcccctttgaatcactatttttgtatcctttggataaataactagtagtgcaattgctggtacattcataaggtagttctatttttaactttttgaggaatctccatactgtttcccagagtggctgcaccagcttgcattcccccCAATAGTGTAAGACTgtttccctttcttcacatctaccccaacatctgttgtttcctgatttgttcaGTTTAGCCATACTAActggtgcgaggtggtatctcattgtggatttgatttatatttccctgatgccaagtgatgttgagcatttttttatgtgtccgttggccatttgtgtgtcttctttggagaagtgtctgctattgtcttctgtccccttcttgaccagattgtttgttttttggatattgagattgataagttctttatagattttggatactagccctttatctgatctatcatttgtaaatatcttctccaattccataggttgccttttagttttgctgattgtttcctttgctgtgtggaagcttttaTCCTG from Ursus arctos isolate Adak ecotype North America unplaced genomic scaffold, UrsArc2.0 scaffold_34, whole genome shotgun sequence encodes the following:
- the LOC123000431 gene encoding LOW QUALITY PROTEIN: immunoglobulin lambda-1 light chain-like (The sequence of the model RefSeq protein was modified relative to this genomic sequence to represent the inferred CDS: inserted 1 base in 1 codon); this translates as MVWTPLLLGLLAYCTGSTAAYVLIQPISVSVNLEQTARITCWGDNIGNKYSHWYXQKPGLDPVLIIYCDSNRPSGIPDRFSGTNLGNTATLTISGAPAEDEVDYYCAIYHGITDCWVFGGGTQLTVLGQPKSAPSVTLFPPSSEELGANKATLVCLVSDFYPGAVTVAWKADGSSITQGVETTKPSKQSNNKYAASSYLSLSPDKWKSHSSFSCLVTHEGSTVEKKVVPAECS